GTGGCAGATGCTTGTCCCCCGACTGTCACCATCTGTGTACGCAGTTGCTTCACTGCCCCAAAGTCCACTAAAACTAACTTATTATCTGAGGCGCGACGAATGATATTATCCGGTTTGATGTCTCGATGAATAACGCCTTGGCTGTGGACAAATTCGAGAATTTCCAGAACTTCTTGTAATAGTTGAATTACTTGACTTTCACTCCAGCGTTTACCAGGTGTAAGTTCTTCAGCTAGGGTATGTCCTTCAATATATTCTTGTACTAAATAAAATTCTTGGTTTTCATCAAAGTATGCTAGCAGCCTAGGTATTTGGTCATGGTTGCCCAGTTTTTCTAAGGTTTCGGCTTCGCTGTTGAACAGGCGTTTAGCAGTATCAAAAACTCTGGGGTCAGTTCCGGGTTTGAGGTGCTTGACAACGCAAATGGGGTTGCCGGGCCGCCTAGTATCTTGGGCAATATAGGTTTGACCAAATCCTCCCATTGCGAGGACTCGAATTACTTGGTAACGATGGTCTAGTAGCTTGCCGATCATATTCCCTCCCCAGAGTTATTACCTAATTGTCCAGCTGGTAATAAATATCTCCAAATTTTCTTCAATGAAATCCGCTATCTTGAGAAAAGATTTAGATTAAAAACGCAGCTTTTTTATAAACGCAGACTGTTTATTTTTCTTTTAGTGCCCCTGTTTATTACCAATGCCACCGAAAATAACAAATCCAGTTGCATGGCAGCAGGCTGAAATCCTCATGCAACCTGCTTTCATTCGCGTTATCGATAATATCCGTAAGTCCCTTGATGAATCTTCTTGGACGGGAACTTACCATGATGTCCTGATTTGGCCGCCTAGCACCACTGATGAAATCAAAGCATTGGTGACTGAGTTGTTGCAAGCAATGGAAACTGCAACGCCCCAAGAAGCGGATGAAATTAGAGAGACTCTTACTCGTTTGCCGATGCCCCATCCAGGATATCATCTACGTTTGCAGCGTCAACAGCAAGAAGCGAGTATCGATTTGTGGGAATTGTGTTATGAGGTGTGTTTTATTGAATACAGCCCACAGAAGGAAGCTGCTGAGATTGATACTAGTTTAATTGATGAACTGGGTGAAGTAGATTGGCTGCGTTTGGATGCTAAAGCAAAGGAGTTAGTTGAACAGGCGTTTGCTAAATTGCCAGAAGGATAATAAATATTAGTAAAGGCACGGTAGAACCGTGCCCTAATTCGCAAAAAGTATTATTTTGAAAGGTTTTTGCTTTACATTAAATTTAATACTGGCGTAAAATTGCAGACAATGAACTATTTTTACGAAGATCCATTAAGTCTGCCAAAGAATCTGTGCGCGTATCCAAGTGGTGCTTGTGTTCTGCTGGCAGAACCGTCACCAGATGTTTTGCTTTAGGTTGCATCTGCATCAGCGGCATCAGTTGTGGCTGTGGCACAAAAATTGGTTGGTTCTTGGGAAGGCGTGGTTCCAATCTTTGGTACTGGCTTTGTGCCAAGCGTGCCTGATGGCGGTTAACCTGTTTTTGGACTTTTTGCGGTTGCGTTTTCCGGTTGAGCATTTTGAAAACGAGCAAAGAACCACCACCACAACTGAGGACGATCGCAGCTACCATCCATAAAGGTGTAGGGTTACTATTCTCAGAGGGCACACTGATCGGTTCTTCAACAATAACTGGGATTGTTTCTGGTTCTTCTTGTGCTACCTGTCCAGCATTACCTAAGCTATACAGGGCAAAGGCACCACCTCCTAAAAACATGGCTAAACACCCAGTTAACAATAGCCAAGGATGGTGTGTTACCAGATATATCAGAACATTCGAGCTTTGTTTTAATCTCGATTTCCTGTTTGTCAGCTCTGGAGTAGCCCTTCTGAGTCGGGTTGGCTCGCGCTGTACACTCTGACTTTTTTCCATGATTACTTTCAGATTTGTACCCCTCTAGTCAATAAATTGTACTGGAGGAGTCAAGCATCAGGTATCCGTAACAAAATTTCAGATTCCAGTAGCTTTTTTGTAAAACAGAAGCTACTAAATCCGACTAAGTTTTGTCAAAATTGTGTATTTCTTATGACTTCTCGCCGTAATGCTCTGAAATCAGTTTGCTTATTTTTTCTGTCAGCTAGGAGAATACCTTTCAAGAGCAAGTTGAATTAACCGATCAACTAATTCTGGAAAGGAGACTCCACTATGGGCCCAGAGTTGGGGATACATACTCGTCGCCGTAAAGCCTGGCAACGTATTGATTTCGTTAATCAAAACCTCTTGTGTCGCTTCCACATAGAAGAAATCGACCCTTGCCAATCCCGCAGCATCAACAGCTGCAAAGGCTTGCAAAGCCATGTCCTGAATTTGACGAGCGATCGCATCTGGAATCGGTGCTGGAATCAGTAAATCTGCCCGATCCTCTGTATATTTAGTTTCATAATCATAAAAATCACTATCATAACTAATCTCTCCAACGACAGAGGCTTGGGGTTGATCGTTGCCTAAAACAGCACACTCAACTTCCCTGGCGACGACACCAGCTTCTACAACCAGTCTTCGGTCATAACTGGCGGCATTATCTAAGGCGGCTTCTAATTCTTGGCGCGATCGCACTTTGGCAATACCCACCGATGAACCCAAATTAGCAGGTTTAACAAAAGCGGGATAACCTAATGCTGCCTCAATCTCATCACACAGTTTTGGAAAAACGCAAGGATTAGACCAAACTTGCGCTCTAGTTATCGCCTTATATTTTACCTGCGCTAGTCCCGCTTGCTCAAAGGTCATTTTCATCGCAATTTTATCCATCCCCATCGCCGAACCTAACACCCCAGAACCAACAAAGGGGACTTGCATCAAAGTTAGTAACCCTTGAATTGTCCCGTCCTCACCGTTGGGGCCGTGGAGAACGGGAAACCAAATATCCACTTGGGCAACTTGAGAGGGAGATTCCCATTTACTCAGGGTTTGGACTTGAGGGTTGGATGTCAGATTTCCCTCAGAAGTTGATTGTTCAGCTTCCAAAAGCGGACTGCCTGTTTCTAAAACCTTTTGAGGTGCTTCTCCCGCTAACCAGCGTCCATCTTTTTGGATGTAAAAAGGAAGTATTTCGTACTTACTGGCATTTTCGTCTACACTCAGGGCTTTAGCGATCGCCCGTGCTGATTTGATTGAAACTTCATGTTCTCCCGAACGACCGCCAAACAGTAACCCCACGCGCAGCTTAGTCATTTTCGGTTCCTCGACACTTCTCAAGCAGATAGCGTATCACAACCTACAAAAATTGCCATATTTTTCTATATTATTTTTTGCCTGTTGAAACCCTACTTAGAAAAACTCTCCTATTTTGATGAGTTAGTCAGCGATCGCCCATCTGACATAAGGGCGGGAAGCCACTACACTTTTGTAAGTGATTAGGCGAGCGGGTGCATCAATTTTTCGTAAATCTACACGGAAATAAGCTTTTTTATTTTTAAATTCTACATTGTAGAAAGTATATTCCTGCCCACGAGTTTGACCTACACAAGAAGCATAATTACTGCGTAAAGGTGAAACAAATTCCACAAACTGCTTATTATTAGATGAAACTAACTTAGTTTCATCTGCAAACTCTCTAGTATCTGCCACTACCGTATGTTCAGCACCGCCTTCATAAGGTAGAACAAACCACCACAGTCCAATTGTTGGAGGACATGTACCACTGCTACGTTGTACATTCAGTGTTACATGAGGTGCAGAAATCGCCCCTGGCTCTGACTGTTGCTGTGCTTGCGCTGTAGCTGCTATGGTTCCTGCCAAAACTAGGGGGCATAAAATAGTACCGAAAGTTGACAATTGTACCAAATTTTTCATCACTTGAATTTTTTCAAATTTCAGGTATCCAAATAATATCGACTTTCATAAATTTGTAAAAGTGCCATCTTATTTAAAACAATCGTGTTGT
The Nostoc punctiforme PCC 73102 genome window above contains:
- a CDS encoding D-alanine--D-alanine ligase family protein — its product is MTKLRVGLLFGGRSGEHEVSIKSARAIAKALSVDENASKYEILPFYIQKDGRWLAGEAPQKVLETGSPLLEAEQSTSEGNLTSNPQVQTLSKWESPSQVAQVDIWFPVLHGPNGEDGTIQGLLTLMQVPFVGSGVLGSAMGMDKIAMKMTFEQAGLAQVKYKAITRAQVWSNPCVFPKLCDEIEAALGYPAFVKPANLGSSVGIAKVRSRQELEAALDNAASYDRRLVVEAGVVAREVECAVLGNDQPQASVVGEISYDSDFYDYETKYTEDRADLLIPAPIPDAIARQIQDMALQAFAAVDAAGLARVDFFYVEATQEVLINEINTLPGFTATSMYPQLWAHSGVSFPELVDRLIQLALERYSPS